A stretch of Paenibacillus mucilaginosus 3016 DNA encodes these proteins:
- the rpmF gene encoding 50S ribosomal protein L32, producing MAVPQRRTSKTRRDKRRTHFKLEVPGMVKCDNCGESKLAHRVCKVCGHYKKREIITQ from the coding sequence ATGGCAGTTCCTCAAAGGAGAACGTCCAAGACGCGCCGTGACAAGCGCCGGACTCACTTTAAATTAGAAGTTCCAGGCATGGTAAAGTGTGACAATTGTGGAGAATCGAAACTGGCTCACCGTGTGTGCAAGGTTTGCGGTCACTACAAGAAAAGAGAGATCATTACTCAATAA
- a CDS encoding nucleotidyltransferase, with translation MRTVGLIVEYNPLHNGHSYHYQQSLKVSGADAAVCVMSGHFLQRGEPALAGKWARAEMALAMGADLVLELPAAYAAQPAEWFGYGSVSALEATGVVDSLCFGSESGDIAWLERAAEVLASEPPQLQEELRLGLKAGLPYPAAYSRAVASLVPGASFEELAKPNNTLGLHYLIALRRLASPIRPLTIARTKADYRQEDITDRRIASATAIRKLLLEGGSLDDTAPYLPPSTLAILQREYEAGRSPVSWERFAQGLLMKLATMSPEALADCHEVTEGLEHRIRAALSEWQPVAGEGAVAALLERLKTKRYTRTKLQRTLLHILLGHSKAMLRPEVLRRGVPYLRVLGFSPKGQALLKRMKKTARVPVLTKVPSGDAPPLLELDLRATSAYALGFDRPDPREMFRDYYQAPVRREDSE, from the coding sequence ATGCGGACGGTGGGCCTGATCGTCGAGTACAACCCGCTGCACAACGGGCATTCTTATCATTACCAACAATCTCTGAAGGTATCGGGAGCGGACGCGGCGGTGTGCGTCATGAGCGGCCATTTTCTCCAGCGCGGCGAACCGGCGCTCGCGGGCAAGTGGGCCCGCGCAGAGATGGCGCTGGCGATGGGCGCCGACCTCGTGCTCGAGCTGCCCGCCGCCTATGCGGCCCAGCCGGCCGAGTGGTTCGGCTACGGCTCCGTCTCGGCCCTTGAGGCGACCGGCGTCGTCGACTCCCTCTGCTTCGGCAGCGAGAGCGGCGACATCGCCTGGCTGGAGCGCGCCGCCGAGGTGCTCGCTTCGGAGCCTCCGCAGCTGCAGGAGGAGCTGCGGCTCGGGCTGAAGGCCGGGCTGCCTTACCCGGCCGCTTACAGCCGGGCGGTCGCCTCGCTCGTGCCCGGCGCAAGCTTCGAGGAGCTCGCGAAGCCGAACAACACGCTGGGACTGCATTATCTCATTGCCCTGCGCAGGCTGGCAAGCCCCATTCGCCCGCTGACCATCGCCCGCACGAAGGCGGACTACCGGCAGGAGGACATTACGGACCGGCGCATTGCCAGCGCGACCGCCATCCGCAAGCTCCTCCTCGAGGGGGGCAGCCTCGACGACACGGCGCCGTATCTGCCTCCCTCCACGCTCGCCATCCTTCAGCGGGAGTACGAGGCCGGACGCTCACCGGTCAGCTGGGAGCGCTTCGCGCAGGGACTGCTGATGAAGCTGGCGACGATGAGCCCGGAAGCGCTCGCGGACTGCCACGAGGTGACCGAGGGGCTTGAGCACCGCATCCGGGCGGCGCTCAGCGAGTGGCAGCCGGTCGCCGGGGAAGGCGCCGTCGCCGCCCTTCTCGAGCGGCTGAAGACGAAGCGCTACACGCGCACGAAGCTGCAGCGGACGCTGCTGCACATTCTGCTCGGGCACTCCAAGGCGATGCTGCGCCCGGAGGTCCTCCGCAGGGGTGTCCCTTACCTGCGGGTGCTGGGCTTCAGCCCGAAGGGGCAGGCGCTGCTCAAGCGGATGAAGAAGACCGCCAGGGTGCCTGTCCTCACCAAGGTGCCTTCCGGCGATGCGCCGCCCCTGCTGGAGCTCGATCTGCGGGCCACCTCCGCTTACGCGCTGGGCTTCGACCGCCCCGATCCCCGCGAGATGTTCCGCGACTACTACCAGGCGCCGGTCCGGCGGGAGGATTCGGAATAA
- a CDS encoding YceD family protein — protein sequence MFFHMKDVAAKGAIVLEGTEDLTGILPTTGSLQKFGPLEVRLEAVDRQGAAEVSGDLRIDVEQSCSRCLAPVHQHVTTHFHETFVKGEEPEESEDDDEEVDPVIYISEDRVDLKPLLAESVMLALPFVPLCSENCQGLCPVCGTDRNVEACGCKQDKVDPRLAGLADFFKQE from the coding sequence ATGTTTTTCCATATGAAAGACGTGGCAGCCAAAGGCGCCATCGTATTGGAAGGAACGGAGGACCTGACCGGCATACTGCCGACAACCGGCAGCCTGCAGAAGTTCGGTCCGCTTGAAGTGCGGCTGGAAGCTGTGGATCGGCAGGGAGCGGCGGAAGTCAGCGGTGACCTCCGCATCGATGTGGAGCAGTCCTGTTCCCGTTGTTTGGCCCCTGTGCATCAGCATGTGACCACGCATTTTCATGAGACGTTCGTCAAGGGTGAAGAGCCTGAGGAGTCGGAGGACGACGACGAGGAAGTGGATCCCGTCATCTACATATCCGAGGACCGGGTGGACCTGAAGCCTTTGCTTGCGGAGAGCGTGATGCTCGCGCTGCCGTTCGTCCCGTTATGCAGTGAAAATTGCCAGGGTCTGTGTCCCGTCTGCGGAACGGACCGGAATGTCGAGGCTTGCGGCTGCAAGCAGGACAAGGTCGACCCGAGACTCGCCGGACTGGCTGACTTTTTCAAACAAGAGTAG
- a CDS encoding YlbL family protein, producing MGESRHIKQASRIVFSVFGAILLLFFIYFMPLPLYIFKPGSADVIGPMVKVSQPGPEDRGELMLTTVSVSNANLMGYLLSFVLPYQERQPKQDLLKEGETEEEYSQRQEVVMLTSQADAMQAAYKKLGIPYRISKDGVVLQRVYPEFPAHDVLLPGDYLVKIDNKPIQAYEDVRSALAGKKEGDQAAVTFRRGSALRTEDIALKTLPVQSGETGPARIGLGVEPVDVLSVKAESEAQQVSIQAGDIGGPSAGLMFSLEIYNKLVPEDITKGYRIAGTGIINPEGQVGVIGGIQHKVVAADRAGAEFFFAPKDVTEGGRTIENYSAAKKRAEEIGTEMKVVPVGTMQDALDYLAALPAKTGG from the coding sequence ATGGGAGAGTCCAGACACATCAAGCAGGCGTCGCGCATCGTATTCTCGGTGTTCGGGGCGATCCTGCTGCTTTTCTTCATCTATTTCATGCCGCTTCCTTTGTATATATTCAAGCCGGGGAGTGCCGATGTCATTGGCCCGATGGTGAAGGTGAGCCAGCCGGGGCCCGAGGACCGGGGCGAACTCATGCTGACGACGGTATCGGTCAGCAACGCGAATCTCATGGGCTACCTGCTCTCCTTCGTGCTGCCTTACCAGGAACGCCAGCCGAAGCAGGATCTGCTGAAGGAAGGCGAGACGGAGGAGGAGTATTCGCAGCGGCAGGAGGTCGTCATGCTGACGTCGCAGGCCGATGCCATGCAGGCGGCTTACAAGAAGCTCGGGATCCCGTACCGGATCTCGAAAGACGGGGTCGTGCTGCAGCGGGTGTATCCCGAGTTTCCGGCGCATGACGTGCTGCTGCCCGGGGATTATCTCGTGAAGATCGACAACAAGCCGATCCAGGCCTATGAGGATGTAAGAAGCGCCCTCGCGGGCAAAAAGGAAGGCGACCAAGCGGCCGTCACCTTCCGGCGCGGCAGCGCTCTGCGGACGGAGGATATCGCGCTGAAGACGCTGCCGGTGCAGTCCGGGGAGACGGGGCCGGCCCGGATCGGCCTCGGCGTGGAGCCGGTGGATGTGCTGAGCGTCAAAGCGGAGTCGGAGGCGCAGCAGGTCTCGATCCAGGCGGGCGATATCGGAGGCCCTTCCGCGGGGCTGATGTTCTCGCTTGAGATTTACAACAAGCTGGTCCCCGAGGATATCACCAAGGGGTACCGGATCGCCGGGACCGGTATCATTAATCCGGAGGGCCAGGTGGGTGTCATCGGCGGCATCCAGCACAAGGTGGTAGCGGCCGACCGGGCCGGCGCCGAGTTTTTCTTCGCCCCGAAGGATGTGACCGAGGGCGGAAGGACGATCGAGAATTACTCCGCGGCCAAGAAGCGGGCCGAGGAGATCGGCACGGAGATGAAGGTCGTACCGGTAGGAACCATGCAGGATGCGCTCGATTATCTGGCGGCGCTGCCGGCCAAGACCGGAGGCTGA
- the rsmD gene encoding 16S rRNA (guanine(966)-N(2))-methyltransferase RsmD — MRVISGSAKGRPLKAVPGMGTRPTTDKVKEAVFSMIGPYFDGGRVLDLFAGTGGLSIEALSRGMEAAVLTDTDKKAVETIHQNLKAAGFTDRAEVYRNDALRALRALSRREAQFDLVFLDPPYRLKLIPDLLAELQEGGLLAEGAKVVIEHDAEDAFEGDTGALEWLRRAEYGDTAITIFRHRTGQAPEPEGGR, encoded by the coding sequence ATGAGAGTCATATCGGGCAGTGCCAAGGGGCGGCCGCTGAAGGCGGTGCCGGGCATGGGGACCCGGCCGACCACGGACAAGGTGAAGGAAGCGGTATTCAGCATGATCGGCCCGTATTTTGACGGGGGCCGGGTGCTGGATCTGTTCGCCGGAACGGGCGGCCTGAGCATAGAGGCGCTGAGCCGCGGGATGGAAGCGGCCGTGCTGACGGATACGGATAAGAAAGCGGTGGAGACCATCCACCAGAATCTGAAGGCGGCAGGATTCACGGACCGGGCGGAAGTATACCGCAACGACGCCCTGCGCGCCCTGCGAGCGCTTTCCAGGCGGGAGGCGCAGTTTGATCTGGTCTTTTTGGATCCGCCGTACCGATTGAAGCTGATCCCGGATCTGCTGGCGGAGCTTCAGGAAGGCGGGCTGCTGGCCGAAGGGGCGAAGGTGGTCATCGAGCACGATGCGGAGGATGCGTTCGAAGGGGACACCGGGGCGCTGGAGTGGCTGAGGCGGGCCGAGTACGGCGATACGGCCATCACGATCTTCAGGCACCGGACCGGACAGGCCCCGGAGCCCGAGGGCGGACGGTAA
- a CDS encoding nucleoside recognition domain-containing protein — MHRLQALLSPRLATLFLGMAALALVASIIAFPDGAFQASLQGLHLWWKLVFPALLPFLIATELLRGMGVLHGLGALLDPLLRLLFRLPGAAGWPLALGFTAGMPAGASAVGPLRKDGLLQREEAERLLAGSHLMSPVFLVAVVGTGFLQSPSAGLALALLHYVSGALVMLWHRLNSPSSGAALPGGAARRTGPGWLRHAWEAYHDAKARDGRTFGKLLGDSVSSGVQQLFLIGGAMMMFSVLLHALNLSGLPSLLASALSLLGFAAPEAKHLASALLAGVLEPHLGAYALSQAAGTTSAPLPYALLGGLLAWGGFSTHAQVKSLTASTDLRYSRFLLARLQHAGIAFFLTLGLWQPLMSRLHAERPAFADFAPAAYGWSLEQDSLWPLVSPMMLQFGTALLVMLVLSVFAAFLFYRGQDRESL, encoded by the coding sequence ATGCACCGCCTGCAAGCCCTCTTGTCGCCGCGGCTGGCCACCCTCTTCCTCGGCATGGCGGCGCTCGCCCTGGTGGCGAGCATTATTGCGTTTCCGGACGGGGCGTTCCAGGCTTCGCTCCAAGGGCTGCACCTTTGGTGGAAGCTCGTCTTCCCGGCTCTGCTCCCGTTCCTGATCGCCACCGAGCTGCTGCGCGGAATGGGCGTGCTGCACGGGCTCGGAGCCCTGCTCGATCCCCTGCTGCGCCTCCTGTTCCGGCTGCCCGGCGCCGCCGGCTGGCCGCTGGCCCTCGGGTTCACGGCAGGCATGCCGGCGGGTGCCTCCGCGGTAGGACCGCTCCGCAAAGACGGCCTGCTGCAGCGGGAAGAAGCCGAACGCCTGTTAGCCGGCTCCCATCTGATGAGCCCCGTCTTCCTCGTGGCTGTCGTCGGAACCGGCTTCCTGCAGAGCCCTTCGGCCGGACTGGCCCTGGCGCTGCTGCATTATGTCTCGGGTGCCCTCGTCATGCTGTGGCACCGGCTGAACTCGCCGTCTTCCGGGGCTGCCTTACCCGGAGGCGCAGCCCGCCGCACAGGTCCCGGCTGGCTTAGACACGCCTGGGAGGCGTATCATGACGCCAAAGCCCGCGACGGCCGAACCTTCGGCAAGCTGCTCGGCGACTCCGTCTCCTCCGGCGTGCAGCAGCTGTTCCTGATCGGCGGCGCCATGATGATGTTCTCGGTGCTTCTCCACGCGCTGAACCTCTCCGGGCTTCCGTCGCTTCTCGCTTCCGCTCTGTCGCTGCTCGGGTTCGCCGCGCCGGAGGCGAAGCACCTGGCATCAGCCCTGCTGGCCGGTGTGCTCGAGCCGCATCTCGGAGCGTATGCGCTGTCCCAGGCGGCGGGCACCACGTCGGCTCCGCTGCCTTATGCGCTGCTCGGCGGGCTGCTCGCCTGGGGCGGCTTCTCCACCCACGCCCAGGTCAAGAGCCTGACCGCCTCCACCGACCTGCGGTATTCGCGGTTTCTGCTCGCCCGGCTGCAGCATGCGGGCATTGCCTTTTTCCTGACCCTCGGGCTGTGGCAGCCGCTGATGAGCCGGCTGCATGCCGAGCGTCCCGCGTTCGCCGACTTCGCTCCCGCCGCCTACGGCTGGTCTCTGGAGCAGGACAGCCTGTGGCCGCTCGTCTCCCCGATGATGCTGCAGTTCGGCACCGCGCTGCTCGTCATGCTCGTCCTGTCCGTCTTCGCGGCCTTCCTCTTCTACCGCGGACAGGACCGCGAATCTCTGTAG
- the fapR gene encoding transcription factor FapR produces the protein MRIQAYIKVVPGIERLPKRQRQQQLAKAIEDNPFITDEDLTKLFQVSIQTIRLDRLELGIPELRERMKQMAEQSYDQVRSLPLHEVIGEVIDLQLDKSGISMFEIREEHVFSRTKIARGHHIFAQANSLAVALINDQVALTAAADIRFVRSVKLQEKCIAKAYVRSISKGKAKVEVFTYVGEEVVFQGHFTIYHSSKDSGKDRHEGGEHHADRN, from the coding sequence TTGCGCATCCAAGCTTATATAAAGGTGGTGCCCGGGATCGAACGCCTACCGAAACGACAGCGGCAGCAGCAGCTTGCCAAAGCGATAGAAGACAACCCGTTCATCACGGACGAAGATCTGACGAAACTGTTTCAGGTATCCATCCAGACGATCCGGCTCGACCGGCTCGAGCTCGGCATTCCCGAACTGCGGGAGCGGATGAAGCAGATGGCCGAGCAGTCCTACGACCAGGTCCGCTCGCTGCCCCTTCACGAGGTGATCGGGGAAGTGATCGATCTGCAGCTGGACAAGAGCGGCATATCGATGTTTGAAATCCGGGAGGAGCACGTGTTCTCCCGGACGAAGATCGCGCGGGGGCATCATATCTTCGCCCAGGCCAACTCGCTGGCCGTCGCGCTCATCAACGACCAGGTGGCTCTGACCGCAGCGGCGGACATCCGTTTTGTCCGCTCGGTCAAGCTGCAGGAGAAGTGCATCGCCAAAGCCTACGTGCGTTCCATCTCGAAGGGCAAGGCCAAGGTGGAAGTCTTCACCTACGTGGGCGAGGAAGTCGTGTTTCAGGGCCATTTTACCATCTATCATTCAAGCAAGGATTCGGGCAAGGACCGTCATGAAGGAGGAGAGCATCATGCGGATCGCAATTGA
- the coaD gene encoding pantetheine-phosphate adenylyltransferase — MHTSDQGNVPFVRVAVYPGSFDPVTNGHLDIIHRASKVFDKLVVAVLNNTSKNPLFSVEERVGLLREVTRDLPNVEIDSFRDLLINYMKKKNAHLIVRGLRAVSDFEYELQLASTNRKLCEDIETFFMTSTPQYSYLSSSIVKEIARFHGPVSDLVPPEVEQALRGKYGTGTTEC, encoded by the coding sequence ATGCATACGAGCGATCAGGGCAATGTCCCTTTTGTCAGAGTGGCGGTCTATCCGGGCAGCTTCGATCCGGTCACGAACGGGCACCTGGATATCATTCACCGCGCATCGAAGGTATTCGACAAGCTGGTGGTGGCGGTGCTCAACAATACGAGCAAGAATCCGCTGTTCTCCGTGGAGGAGCGGGTCGGGCTGCTGCGGGAAGTGACCCGGGACCTGCCGAATGTGGAGATCGATTCGTTCCGCGATCTGCTGATTAATTATATGAAGAAAAAAAACGCGCACCTCATTGTCAGAGGGCTGCGCGCGGTATCGGATTTTGAATACGAGCTGCAGCTGGCTTCCACGAACCGGAAGCTGTGCGAGGACATCGAGACGTTCTTTATGACGTCCACGCCGCAGTATTCGTACCTCAGCTCGAGCATCGTCAAGGAAATAGCCCGCTTCCACGGGCCGGTATCCGATCTCGTACCGCCGGAAGTCGAGCAGGCGCTGCGCGGCAAGTACGGCACGGGAACGACTGAGTGCTGA